In the genome of Tsukamurella paurometabola DSM 20162, the window GGTCAAGGTGACCGCACGGATCGACGACGGGGTCTTCGTCGGCGATCAGACCTCGGTCGCGGTCCGCATGCTCACGGTGGCGGGCGGCTTCTACGTCGCCGTCACCTCCGCGGGAAAGGCGGCGTTGGGAGACAAGCCTATTCCGAGTTCACGGGTGAATCTGCCGTACAGCATCGGCGACCTGCTGCAGGACGTCCCGGAGAAGCTGGTGCCGATCGACCGCACCCAGTTGGCCTCGTCGATCAAGGCACTCAGCACCGGGCTCGACGCCAATCCCGGCTCCGTGGACAACATCGTCGAGGGCGTCAATGCGCTGATCGGCCAGCTCACCGAGCAACGCGACCAGGTGGGCCGGATCATCAACGTGAGCACCCAGTACGCCACCGCCTTCGCCGATCAGCGCGAGACCATCATGGCCATGATTCGCAAGGCCTCCCTGGCGATCGTGACGCTGGATCAGACCGCGGTCAACTTCGGCAAGGCGTACGAGGGTCTCGCGGGGATGTTCGGCAAGATCAAACCCTTCCTCGATCTGTATTGGAAGTACCGCGAGCAGCTCGGAAACGCCTTCACCACCGTCGAATCCGCACTCAAGA includes:
- a CDS encoding MlaD family protein — translated: MIFTGRPPFRGLMTRSVKLGAIAVAVALLITAGLAYVYLRPPGQKELTFTTQDAALIKSGVEVRASGVRIGTIKSVELDRDSVKVTARIDDGVFVGDQTSVAVRMLTVAGGFYVAVTSAGKAALGDKPIPSSRVNLPYSIGDLLQDVPEKLVPIDRTQLASSIKALSTGLDANPGSVDNIVEGVNALIGQLTEQRDQVGRIINVSTQYATAFADQRETIMAMIRKASLAIVTLDQTAVNFGKAYEGLAGMFGKIKPFLDLYWKYREQLGNAFTTVESALKTTNVTIPAMIGELQKSIDAMQQGLAKQGTPMAPDTVLASKLCFPSATVSC